In Arcobacter sp. CECT 8986, the sequence TTAAATGGTATGGTATGTATCCACACATAAATAGTGAGAATAAAGAAGACAAAAAGTATTTTATGAAAAGAATAAAACTTGTTGATGCTTCAATGAACCTTGAACAATTAAAAGTGATGGGAAAAATTGCTAAAGAGTATGCACAAGGTTTAGTTGATTTTACTACAAGAGAAAATGTTCAATTTCACTATATTCAAATAAAAGATTTACCAACAATTTTTGATTTATTAAAATCAGTAGGATTAACATCAAGAATGGCATCTGGTGATGGTCCAAGACCAATTGTAACATGTCCAGTAAGTGGAGTTGCTGCTGATGAAATCTTTGATGTAAGTAGTTTAGTAAAAGATATAGATTCTTATTTCGATAAAAATGAGGATGACTTTTCTAACTTCCCAAGAAAATATAAAATGTCTGTAAGTGGATGTTCATGTCATTGCTGTGGACATGAAATTCAAGATATTGCTTTTACTGCATTTAAAAGAGGCGATGAAGTTTTATTTGATTTAACATTAGCTGGTGGTTTATCAAAATCAAAACAGATTGCATATAGAGCTAATAGATATGTAAAAGAAGAGCAAGTAAGAGATGTTGCTGTTGCAGTAGCAGAGATATTTAGAGATAATGGTAATAGATATAACAGAAACAAAGCAAGAGTTAGACACTTAGTTAATGAGTGGGGATTAGAAAAATTTGTAGATGCTATTGAAGAAAAATTAGGTTACAAATTAGAAGAAGGGTTACAAGAACCAGAAATAACTCCAATTCAAAATAGAAACCACTTTGGAATAAACAAATCAAAAACTGAAGGTGAAAGTTTTGTAGGTTTTGCAACAATTGCAGGAAGAATTCCAGGTGAAGATTTTGTAAAATTTGCTGAAATAATTGAAAAATATGATGCAAAAGGTATAAGACTTACAACAAGACAAAACTTTATTGTTTATGGTGTAAAAGATGAAGTAGTTGAAGATTTAGCAAATGAATTTGATAGTATTGGATATGCTTATAAACCAAATACATTTAGAGCAAGAACTCAAAGTTGTACAGGTAGGGAGTTCTGTAAATTTGGTATTACTGAGACAAAAACTTATGCTAATAAATTAATAAAACATTTAGAGACAAAATTCCCTGAGTTTAAAGAATATGTAATGATTTCTGTATCTGGATGTGGTAATGCTTGTTCTCATCCTCAAGTTGCTGATATTGGATTAGTAGGGTGTAAAACAAGAGTTGATGGTGAAAGAGTTGATGCTTATGATGTTCAATTAGGTGGACATTTACAAGGTACAAACAATAGTAAAATTGCTACATCAACAAAAGTTAAAATTCCTGCAAGTGAAGTTCCAGCATTTTTAGAAAAATTAATTAACGATTATGAAAAAGATAGTTTAGGAACAAGTAGTTTTAAAGAGTATTTAACAAAAGTAGAAATTGCATAAAATAGTAAGATAAGAAAAGGAGTTTTACTCCTCTTCTTTACTATCTCTTCTTCTGATATTTTTCAGTTTTCTTCTCATAATTACAATTTTTTCTTTACTTTTTTCAGATAGATTTATCTCATTGTGTTCTAAGTTTTTACCAAACTCAATACTTAATAAATCAGATTTTTTCATTTTTAATATTTGTGAAGCATAAACACTTCTATGTCCAGTAATAAGAAAGCTTATTACAGCACTTATAGCAGCATAGTGTGCTATTTCAACACCAAAAAGTTCTACTGCCATAATTGTTGCAGCAATTGGAGCATTTGCAGCACCTGCAAGAACACTTGTAAATCCTAAAGCTGCAAATAATGCTAAGTGATCTCCAAATATTGTTCCAAGGAAATGCCCACTTGTAGCACCAATATAAAAAATTGGAGTAATAACTCCACCACTTCCACCAGCAGAAAGAGTAATAGAAGTGAAAATAGTTTTCATAATAAATGCATACCAAGGAACATCAGCTCCTGAAACAGAAGGGTCTGAATATAGTATGTCAGAAATTGTATCTAATCCTAATCCAAAATATCTATCTCCCACAAAAAATGAAAGAATTACTAAAATTAAACCACCTAAAAAAGCTTTCATATAAAGATTTATATCAATTCTTTTTATGTAGTAGTCTGATTTTTTAAATGCAGTAACTAAAAAGTCAGATACAATACCAAAAAATAGACCAGCAATAATAACTTGGAAAATTAGAGTAATTTCAATTGGAATAGTTTGAGCAAAGTGTAAATTAAAGTAAGTATAGTTTACACCTAAGATTTTTGCTGTTGTATAAGCAGCAAACCCAGAAATAAATGAAGGTAATAATACATCATACATAATAATACCAACAATTAGAACTTCAATACCAAAAATAGCTCCAGAAATAGGAGTACCAAATACAGATGCAAAACCTGCACTAATACCACAAATAACTAGTTTTTTTCTATCAGCTTTTGAAAATTTAAATACATCAGAAATTAAAGAAGCACATCCAGCACCAATTTGTGCACCAGGACCTTCTTTACCAGCTGAACCACCTGCAAATAGAGTTAAAATAGTAGCAACTAATTTAACAGGAATAACAGCAACCTCAATTTTACCATCTTTTTTATGTACGGCTTCTATAACTTTTTCTGTTCCATGACCTTTTGCATTTGGAGCAAATTTTTTCACTAAATATACACTTAACATCAATGCAAATGGTAATAAATAATAATAATGAAAAGGAAGAAAACTTCTACTGCTTTCTGCAGCATGAATAGAGTTTAGGAAAAAAGTTATAACAAAACCAATTGTAACACCAATAAAAGATGATAATAATACCCATTTAGTAACACTAAAAAATATGATTAATTGTTCAATAATATGTTTCTTCATGTAAGCACTTAATAATTAGTTTTTTTTTGATTCTAACAAAATTAATATGAATTTAAGATAATAAAAAAGAGAAATTTTATAATTTTAAACCCTATTTATTGGTACTTTAAAATTAAATGTTAAAAAAAATACACAAATCAGCCATAAATAACCTTAAATTTCGCTATAATATATATACATATTATAAAAAAAGGTGAATTGTGGAAGATTTAGCTAAAGAAATTTCTGAAGTTATAGTTTCAAGTAGAATTACAAATATGACAGATAATATGGATGATGTAATAGATATTTTACAAAAAGATGAGACTCTTTTTGATGAAGTTGAAAATCTATTAACAAGAGATGATATTGTTTGGGTAAATAAAAATAATAATAAAATATATTTTGAAGTATCTTTTGAAAATGATTATCCAAGATCTGTTAGCAGTAAAATTTTAGACTTAGATACTGAAATAAAATGGATTGAAAACCAAATTAATAAAGATGAAACAGAAATAAACTGGGAAAATATCAAATATAGATATAAAAGAGCTTTAAAAGAGTTAGGTTTTAAAAATGTAACTTACTATCAAAAAGTAAGAGAGATTGTGTTAACACACAAATCTACTAAATGGAGATTTTTAAATAACAACTAAAACTTATAACTAAAGTTATTTATAAAAACAACTACCATATTAATTTATTAAAGCATAATAAAAAGTTTTATGTAAAACTAATTATTTTATAATATATGATTAACTAGGAGTGATTATGAAAGTATTAATAGCTAGTGACTCATATAAAAATGCATTATCTTCAAAAAATGTTGCAAATGCCATTGAAATAGGTTTTAAAAGAGTATTCGATGAATTTACTTATGAAAAGGTGCCTTTAGCAGATGGTGGCGAAGGAACAATAGATAGTTTAAAGAATGCCATTAAAAACTATAAAGAATTAGAAGTTGATGTATTAAATCCTATTGAAGAGAAAATAAAAGCAAAATATATATTAACATATGATAATACTGCCATAATAGAAATGGCAAAATCAACTGGAATAGAGTTAGTAAATGAATCAAATAGAGATATCTTAAATTCTACATCTTTTGGTTTTGGGCAACAAATTGCACATGCAGTAAAAAATGGTGCAAGAAAGCTTATT encodes:
- a CDS encoding nitrite/sulfite reductase; translation: MEKELSKLEQLKASRNPLRVIDDIYKEANEGIPLSEDYIGLLKWYGMYPHINSENKEDKKYFMKRIKLVDASMNLEQLKVMGKIAKEYAQGLVDFTTRENVQFHYIQIKDLPTIFDLLKSVGLTSRMASGDGPRPIVTCPVSGVAADEIFDVSSLVKDIDSYFDKNEDDFSNFPRKYKMSVSGCSCHCCGHEIQDIAFTAFKRGDEVLFDLTLAGGLSKSKQIAYRANRYVKEEQVRDVAVAVAEIFRDNGNRYNRNKARVRHLVNEWGLEKFVDAIEEKLGYKLEEGLQEPEITPIQNRNHFGINKSKTEGESFVGFATIAGRIPGEDFVKFAEIIEKYDAKGIRLTTRQNFIVYGVKDEVVEDLANEFDSIGYAYKPNTFRARTQSCTGREFCKFGITETKTYANKLIKHLETKFPEFKEYVMISVSGCGNACSHPQVADIGLVGCKTRVDGERVDAYDVQLGGHLQGTNNSKIATSTKVKIPASEVPAFLEKLINDYEKDSLGTSSFKEYLTKVEIA
- a CDS encoding chloride channel protein — protein: MKKHIIEQLIIFFSVTKWVLLSSFIGVTIGFVITFFLNSIHAAESSRSFLPFHYYYLLPFALMLSVYLVKKFAPNAKGHGTEKVIEAVHKKDGKIEVAVIPVKLVATILTLFAGGSAGKEGPGAQIGAGCASLISDVFKFSKADRKKLVICGISAGFASVFGTPISGAIFGIEVLIVGIIMYDVLLPSFISGFAAYTTAKILGVNYTYFNLHFAQTIPIEITLIFQVIIAGLFFGIVSDFLVTAFKKSDYYIKRIDINLYMKAFLGGLILVILSFFVGDRYFGLGLDTISDILYSDPSVSGADVPWYAFIMKTIFTSITLSAGGSGGVITPIFYIGATSGHFLGTIFGDHLALFAALGFTSVLAGAANAPIAATIMAVELFGVEIAHYAAISAVISFLITGHRSVYASQILKMKKSDLLSIEFGKNLEHNEINLSEKSKEKIVIMRRKLKNIRRRDSKEEE